The following proteins are encoded in a genomic region of Pelodictyon phaeoclathratiforme BU-1:
- the odhB gene encoding 2-oxoglutarate dehydrogenase complex dihydrolipoyllysine-residue succinyltransferase — protein MAIIDVTISQLSESVAEATLLNWKKKPGDGVVEDEILFEIETDKVVFDVPSPASGVLFEILVGDGGTVVPNQVLARIDSEGKATVTAQEEAIREARAPEPTAVEAEEVIVMPAAAKLMAETGIKLSQVEGTGRQGRVTKGDVLQAIATDAEPSSPQPPPQPVPRPAPTPAPAPAPAQKPKPVEAHLEAPLMTDRPEQRVPMTRLRARIAERLLQSQASNAILTTFNEVNMQGVIELRNRYKATFEKEHGVKLGFVSFFVKAAVHALRKYPVLNASVDGKDIIYHGYFDIGIAVSSPRGLVVPILRNADQMTIADIERKIADYSTKAKLGNLSLEELTGGTFSISNGGVFGSMLSTPIINPPQSAILGIHATKERAVVENGQIVIRPMNYLAMSYDHRIIDGREAVLGLSAIKDALEDPARLLLDL, from the coding sequence ATGGCAATCATTGACGTCACCATATCCCAGTTGTCGGAATCCGTTGCCGAGGCAACGCTGCTGAACTGGAAAAAAAAGCCCGGAGACGGCGTTGTTGAAGATGAAATATTGTTTGAAATTGAAACCGACAAGGTGGTCTTCGATGTTCCTTCACCCGCCTCTGGCGTTCTCTTTGAAATTCTTGTCGGCGACGGAGGAACGGTGGTCCCCAATCAGGTACTGGCACGAATCGACAGCGAAGGCAAGGCCACGGTTACCGCTCAGGAGGAGGCTATCCGCGAGGCAAGGGCACCTGAACCGACAGCCGTAGAAGCTGAAGAGGTCATCGTCATGCCTGCAGCGGCAAAACTGATGGCCGAAACCGGAATAAAGCTCTCACAGGTTGAGGGTACAGGACGACAGGGACGAGTGACCAAAGGCGACGTACTGCAGGCCATTGCGACAGATGCTGAACCCTCTTCGCCACAACCACCTCCTCAGCCCGTGCCCAGGCCTGCACCAACACCTGCGCCCGCACCCGCACCCGCACAGAAGCCCAAACCGGTAGAGGCACACCTTGAAGCGCCGCTGATGACCGATCGACCGGAACAGCGCGTCCCAATGACCCGTCTCAGGGCACGCATTGCCGAGCGGCTGCTTCAGTCGCAGGCCAGCAACGCCATTCTCACGACCTTCAATGAGGTCAACATGCAGGGTGTGATCGAATTGCGCAACCGCTATAAGGCCACCTTTGAAAAAGAGCACGGCGTAAAGCTCGGATTTGTCTCCTTTTTTGTCAAAGCTGCGGTGCACGCTTTGCGCAAATATCCGGTTCTCAATGCATCGGTCGATGGCAAGGATATCATCTATCATGGCTACTTCGACATTGGTATTGCCGTCAGCTCTCCCAGAGGACTTGTGGTACCCATTCTGCGCAATGCCGACCAGATGACCATTGCCGATATTGAACGAAAAATCGCTGACTACTCCACCAAAGCAAAGCTCGGCAACCTCTCCCTCGAAGAGCTGACCGGCGGCACCTTCTCCATTTCCAACGGCGGCGTTTTCGGTTCGATGCTTTCAACTCCCATCATCAATCCACCCCAGTCGGCCATTCTCGGCATTCATGCCACAAAAGAGAGAGCTGTAGTGGAAAACGGCCAGATCGTCATACGGCCAATGAACTATCTGGCCATGTCGTACGATCACAGAATCATCGACGGCCGCGAAGCTGTCCTTGGCCTCAGTGCAATCAAGGATGCGCTGGAAGATCCGGCACGTCTCTTACTTGATCTTTAA
- the lpdA gene encoding dihydrolipoyl dehydrogenase has product MNKQFDVLVIGAGPGGYIAAIRAAQLGFSVACCEFSAYDDPAGEPRLGGTCLNAGCIPLKALVASSELFEKASHHLAEHGITFGGVNIDVATMQQRKEAIVTKMTAGVQFLFRKNRITLLKGRGSFAGRTDAGYRIMINGKDGEEELLAQKVIIATGSKARQIPNIAVDNVCICDNEGALKFTEAPKKLGVIGAGVIGLEVGSVWRRLGAEVTILEVMTSFLGAADESVSREASKLFLKQGLHIKLGVRIGQAKQTANGVSIAYTDDQGSEHILECDKLIVSVGRTPYTEGLNLEAIGLQTDERGFIPVNDHCATAAPGVYAIGDVVRGPMLAHKAEDEGVMAAELIAGQKPHLDYNSMPWVIYTTPEIAWVGKTEQQLRKEGHDYKTGQFPFAANGRALGLGDAEGFIKMLADATTDEILGVHIIGASASDLIAEAALAMEFRASSEDVARTCHPHPSLSEVMREAALAIEKRALNM; this is encoded by the coding sequence ATGAACAAACAATTTGACGTTCTTGTCATCGGAGCCGGACCGGGCGGCTATATCGCAGCAATCCGCGCTGCCCAGCTTGGTTTTTCAGTAGCCTGCTGCGAGTTCAGCGCTTACGACGACCCTGCGGGAGAGCCCCGTCTCGGCGGCACCTGCCTCAACGCAGGCTGTATCCCCCTGAAAGCGCTTGTCGCCTCTTCTGAACTCTTTGAAAAGGCCTCTCATCACCTTGCAGAACATGGCATTACGTTTGGCGGGGTAAACATCGATGTTGCAACAATGCAGCAGCGCAAAGAGGCCATTGTTACAAAAATGACCGCAGGGGTACAGTTCCTCTTCCGCAAAAACAGAATCACCCTCCTCAAGGGACGGGGCTCCTTTGCCGGAAGAACCGATGCGGGGTACCGGATCATGATCAATGGAAAGGATGGTGAGGAGGAGCTGCTTGCCCAGAAGGTGATTATCGCTACCGGCTCCAAAGCGCGGCAAATTCCAAATATTGCCGTAGATAATGTTTGCATCTGCGATAACGAAGGGGCATTGAAATTCACTGAAGCGCCGAAAAAACTGGGCGTCATCGGCGCTGGTGTCATAGGCCTTGAAGTTGGTTCGGTCTGGCGCAGGCTCGGCGCGGAGGTTACCATTCTTGAGGTGATGACTTCATTTCTTGGCGCTGCCGATGAGAGCGTTTCAAGAGAAGCATCAAAGCTCTTTTTAAAACAGGGACTGCACATCAAGCTCGGCGTCAGGATAGGCCAGGCCAAACAGACAGCAAATGGTGTCAGCATTGCCTATACCGATGATCAGGGTTCCGAACATATACTCGAATGCGACAAGCTCATTGTCTCTGTTGGCCGCACTCCCTACACTGAAGGACTTAACCTTGAGGCAATCGGCCTGCAGACCGATGAACGGGGCTTTATTCCCGTCAACGACCATTGCGCCACCGCTGCTCCAGGGGTCTACGCCATCGGTGACGTGGTGCGCGGCCCCATGCTGGCCCACAAGGCAGAGGATGAGGGCGTCATGGCAGCAGAACTGATTGCCGGACAAAAGCCACACCTCGACTACAACAGTATGCCCTGGGTTATCTACACCACCCCGGAAATTGCCTGGGTCGGGAAAACCGAACAGCAGCTCCGCAAGGAAGGACATGACTACAAAACAGGACAGTTTCCCTTTGCGGCCAACGGACGGGCACTTGGCCTTGGCGACGCAGAAGGATTCATTAAAATGCTGGCCGATGCAACAACCGATGAAATCCTCGGTGTACACATTATCGGAGCAAGCGCTTCCGACCTGATTGCCGAAGCGGCCCTTGCCATGGAGTTCCGCGCCTCATCCGAAGATGTTGCCCGCACCTGCCACCCGCATCCAAGCCTCTCGGAAGTGATGCGCGAAGCAGCCCTCGCCATCGAAAAACGGGCGCTGAATATGTGA
- a CDS encoding helix-turn-helix domain-containing protein, which produces MKLSYFELSAIDRAKLQQIVAKGRDWQARHRAQTLLYFKDGLSAKAIVALQDLNIDTVYDRRKNWLSKGFAALYDRHRSGAPPKLNAIHLEQITIWAEKEALTAPAIVARLKEECNVNVSVGTVTNALIALGFVWKRTRLWLKKNEMKSGFDKHS; this is translated from the coding sequence ATGAAGTTAAGTTACTTTGAATTATCTGCCATCGATCGTGCAAAGCTACAACAAATTGTGGCAAAAGGAAGAGATTGGCAAGCACGTCATCGGGCTCAAACACTGTTATATTTCAAGGACGGGTTGAGTGCAAAGGCCATCGTGGCATTGCAAGACCTGAATATCGATACGGTTTATGACCGACGTAAGAACTGGTTATCAAAGGGGTTTGCCGCTTTATATGACAGGCATCGAAGCGGCGCACCTCCGAAACTAAACGCCATTCACCTTGAACAGATCACGATTTGGGCGGAAAAGGAAGCACTGACAGCTCCAGCGATAGTGGCTCGGTTAAAGGAAGAGTGCAATGTAAACGTGAGCGTTGGTACCGTAACTAATGCGTTGATAGCACTTGGTTTTGTCTGGAAACGTACACGCCTGTGGTTAAAAAAAAACGAGATGAAGTCCGGTTTCGACAAGCACAGTTAG
- a CDS encoding IS630 family transposase → MKDEVERDERILAFVDETGFALAQPNRSAWTPIGKCHKIDANRGKRLNVIGAMLSTGDLFSVALWQTTDSLIFTGFLGLLMNYVGKPLTVILDNASFHKAKAVQPMLKVLAQKGLTLYFLPFYSPELNRIEKYLHKVKYELMEFKTRNEKTLEEDVRKILAGFGTDYVMTF, encoded by the coding sequence ATGAAAGATGAAGTCGAACGCGATGAGAGGATCTTAGCCTTTGTAGATGAGACTGGTTTCGCACTGGCCCAGCCAAACCGCAGCGCCTGGACTCCGATAGGCAAATGTCACAAGATTGACGCCAACCGGGGAAAACGCCTGAATGTCATCGGAGCCATGCTCTCAACGGGTGATTTGTTCTCAGTTGCGCTGTGGCAAACAACAGATTCACTTATATTTACCGGCTTTCTTGGTCTGCTGATGAACTACGTGGGTAAACCTTTAACGGTCATTCTGGACAATGCGTCATTCCATAAAGCGAAAGCGGTTCAACCGATGTTAAAGGTGCTGGCTCAAAAGGGGCTGACTCTTTATTTCTTGCCATTTTACAGTCCAGAACTCAATCGAATTGAAAAGTATTTGCACAAGGTGAAGTATGAATTGATGGAATTCAAGACGCGAAATGAAAAAACCCTTGAAGAAGATGTTCGAAAAATCTTAGCTGGTTTTGGTACTGATTACGTAATGACTTTTTGA
- a CDS encoding branched-chain amino acid ABC transporter permease has protein sequence MEYILHLLIIVSIYVMLSQSLSLTAGFAGMISLAHAGFYGIGAYTTALLSINYQMPFIYTLFFGILICGIIAMLVSIIALRTIDDYFIICTLGIQIVIFTILNNWMSLTNGPMGIMGIPSISVFQIDFSNKLSFLILSIIFSVVIFIFIKLIVKSSFGRVLKALSEDEIYTQSVGKNVYLSKVIAFTISSMIAAIPGALYAHYTSFVDPSSFTVNESIFILSIVIIGGMRNLWGIIFAAAFLVLLPEALRFVGLPNNIAANLRQIIYGIILILVIFKSTTPQQSYGV, from the coding sequence ATGGAATATATTTTACACCTTCTAATTATTGTTTCTATTTACGTTATGCTATCTCAAAGCTTAAGTCTTACAGCTGGCTTTGCTGGTATGATTTCTTTGGCTCATGCAGGATTTTATGGCATTGGGGCTTATACAACTGCATTATTATCAATCAATTATCAGATGCCATTCATTTACACTCTTTTTTTTGGGATCCTTATTTGTGGGATAATAGCAATGCTAGTTTCAATAATTGCACTAAGAACTATTGACGATTATTTTATTATTTGTACATTAGGGATACAAATTGTCATTTTCACAATTTTAAATAATTGGATGAGTTTAACAAATGGCCCAATGGGCATAATGGGCATCCCCTCAATTTCTGTTTTTCAAATTGATTTTAGTAATAAATTATCATTTTTAATTTTAAGTATTATTTTTTCAGTAGTTATCTTCATTTTTATCAAGTTAATTGTTAAGTCAAGTTTTGGTAGAGTATTAAAAGCATTGAGCGAAGATGAAATATATACTCAATCAGTAGGAAAGAATGTCTATTTATCTAAAGTAATTGCGTTCACTATAAGTTCAATGATTGCAGCTATTCCTGGCGCATTGTACGCACATTACACATCGTTTGTTGATCCGTCAAGCTTTACAGTTAATGAGTCCATATTTATTTTATCAATTGTCATTATTGGAGGGATGCGTAACCTTTGGGGGATTATATTTGCTGCTGCATTTTTGGTATTATTGCCTGAAGCACTTCGTTTTGTTGGGTTGCCAAATAATATTGCAGCAAATCTTAGACAGATAATTTATGGTATTATTTTGATTTTAGTAATTTTTAAATCAACTACCCCGCAGCAGAGCTACGGGGTATAA
- a CDS encoding branched-chain amino acid ABC transporter permease: MLAQICFNILVSFSIYLLISTSFSIIYNSVKFFHFAHGAIISLGAYFSYFFYLQLNLPLFIAIPFTVFLSIFVSLLIELLIYRPLKRRKVSSLSLLIVSLGIYIVLQNVISLIWSDGVKSIVKNEIETGTEIFGAHITNIQIVTIGLSCIIFLIKMLFLQFHKIGRNIRAISTNTELANIMGINSNRIILWSFAIGSGIASIIGVLVAADTGLTPTMGFSLLLYGVVVMIISGIGSNWGLIGGALLLATIQHLTAFFLDGKWIDAITYSILILFLIWKPLGFSGKRLKKTEI; this comes from the coding sequence ATGCTAGCACAAATATGTTTTAATATTTTAGTTTCATTTTCTATATATTTGCTTATATCGACTTCGTTTTCAATAATATATAATTCAGTTAAGTTTTTCCATTTTGCACATGGAGCTATTATAAGTTTAGGAGCATATTTTAGTTACTTTTTTTATCTACAGCTTAATTTGCCTTTATTTATTGCAATTCCTTTTACAGTATTTTTATCAATTTTTGTGTCATTGTTAATAGAATTATTAATTTACAGACCGTTAAAGAGAAGAAAAGTCTCATCACTTTCATTACTTATAGTTTCGCTTGGGATTTATATAGTATTACAAAATGTCATATCATTAATTTGGAGTGACGGTGTTAAGAGCATAGTCAAAAATGAAATAGAAACAGGAACAGAAATATTCGGGGCTCACATAACTAATATACAAATTGTAACCATAGGGTTAAGTTGTATCATATTTCTTATTAAAATGTTATTCCTCCAATTCCATAAAATAGGACGAAATATTAGAGCAATCTCGACAAATACTGAATTGGCTAATATCATGGGTATTAATTCCAATAGAATAATTTTATGGTCTTTTGCGATAGGGAGTGGTATAGCTTCAATTATTGGAGTTTTGGTTGCTGCGGATACTGGTTTGACACCAACAATGGGATTTAGTTTGTTGCTTTATGGTGTTGTTGTAATGATTATTAGCGGCATTGGCAGTAATTGGGGGCTAATCGGTGGTGCCTTATTATTGGCCACTATACAGCATCTAACTGCATTTTTTCTCGATGGCAAATGGATAGATGCAATCACCTATTCTATTTTAATATTATTTTTAATTTGGAAACCTCTTGGTTTTAGTGGTAAACGCCTCAAAAAAACAGAGATATAA